The Microtus pennsylvanicus isolate mMicPen1 chromosome 22, mMicPen1.hap1, whole genome shotgun sequence genome includes the window tattgaaggcttattagacacaggtgcggatgtaagtatcattaccccagaatcttggcatctgaattggcctcttcaagaggtagatgttcattCAGTgactgggaattggaaccctatctcgtgtaaaacaaagcacaaaatggATTGAATGCGTAGGGACCGAAGGGCAAATTGGAAGACTAAGTCCATATATAGCCAacattgccataaatttatggtgccgtgacctgctacagcaatggaatacccacaTTAACATCTAACTGAAGGCCTCCCCACACTGAGAACATATGTGAAAGCGGATGCCTGTGTGAACTTCTTTGTGGGCCAGCAGGTCAGTGACCGGCTGGAGAGGGTAGCTGACCCACTTTTCTGCGGTCAGCTCTCCCCACTGTCTTTCGGACCTGTCCCCACTTTCAAAGACTTTTTTGCTTTCCGGGTTCTTCTCAGCATCCCCAATAGGGTCTTCGGACATGGTCACAAACTCCACATCTTCACTAAGGTCTTCTTTcgggtttgttttgttcttgctcCTGATCTCAAAGTCCAGTGAGACAACATTTCCGTAATTCTCCTGCATCACGTCCTTGCAAAGGTCTCTTTGTGTAGGATCCAGAGGTCTCCATTCTTCCCGAGTGAGGTGCATGGCCATATCTTCAAATGT containing:
- the LOC142839760 gene encoding zinc finger protein 436-like — translated: MAMHLTREEWRPLDPTQRDLCKDVMQENYGNVVSLDFEIRSKNKTNPKEDLSEDVEFVTMSEDPIGDAEKNPESKKVFESGDRSERQWGELTAEKWVSYPLQPVTDLLAHKEVHTGIRFHICSQCGEAFS